A region of the Anaerolineales bacterium genome:
GCGTCAATTTCCTAAGCGCGCGGTATTTTGACGCCTGTTACCAAACCGTGTTCCACAATGAGGACGATGCCGATGAGATTGCGGTCGGGGGATTCGCCGCGGAACCGTCACGGATAGTCGCCGTTCCCAGGATCAGGGAAGCCTTCCTCTGTTTGGAATGCCGGCTGAAAAACGACGTCGACCTTTCACAGAAAGGAATTCAGTCGCTGGTCATCGGGCAGGTCCTCTCGGCGGCAATGGAGACCGATTATCTCAACGGGTCGGAACGCAAGTACGGACCGGACGGATTTATGTTTTATGGCAACGAGCTGCGTGACTTCGCCGGCGGGAACCAAGGCGAGAGAAAGGTCGCCTGTCTGAATATCCTCAGGAAGGCGTAACTGGACTGAGGCGAAACCTTTTATACAAACCGAAAAATTTCATCACTGAGCCTGTTTATTGCTCCGCAGATATTCTCCCTGTCTCCTTTCTTAACGCTA
Encoded here:
- a CDS encoding flavin reductase, translated to MTKTEIGASKPENFIDRWPGEFSIFSHFEMALGIPHALFLITTVKENGKPNACFQSWSSFYGDSGGYYAVTPLVRQTHTYRNILRTEEFCVNFLSARYFDACYQTVFHNEDDADEIAVGGFAAEPSRIVAVPRIREAFLCLECRLKNDVDLSQKGIQSLVIGQVLSAAMETDYLNGSERKYGPDGFMFYGNELRDFAGGNQGERKVACLNILRKA